In the genome of Candidatus Dormiibacterota bacterium, one region contains:
- a CDS encoding FAD-binding oxidoreductase, protein MGGSMHADVVVIGGGIAGMSVASELALDRRVVLIEAEPELGLHATGRSAASYVPSYGPTMVRRLTTASLAGFGALSEEAGRPLLAPRAALYVAGAGGEPALERILATQPGGAVRDLPVADAIALSPTLRPEILVRAAIDETAGDLDVAGLLHAYAMRLRGRGGRVVLGGRVHAIRREGASWTVDTDSTRVVAGAVVNAAGAWADPVARLAGLPALGIEPRRRSIFLTRGRLAASPAGWPFTLAADESFYFRGEGESVLVSPADATPVEPHDARPDEVEIARAIEAVNAMTTLGIRSVARSWAGLRSFSADGEPVVGHLDGAEDFHWVAGQGGYGLQTAPALARVAAAVVRGEAIPADLAAHGVDAAALGPSRLIGAGREHRRR, encoded by the coding sequence ATGGGCGGCTCGATGCATGCCGACGTGGTGGTCATCGGCGGCGGCATCGCCGGGATGTCCGTCGCCTCCGAGCTCGCCCTGGATCGCCGCGTGGTGCTGATCGAGGCCGAGCCCGAGCTGGGGCTGCACGCCACCGGGCGGTCGGCGGCCTCCTACGTGCCCAGCTACGGACCCACGATGGTGCGGCGGCTGACCACGGCAAGCCTCGCCGGCTTCGGCGCCCTGTCCGAGGAGGCGGGACGGCCGCTGCTCGCGCCCCGGGCGGCGCTCTACGTCGCCGGAGCCGGCGGCGAGCCGGCGCTGGAGCGGATCCTCGCCACCCAGCCGGGCGGCGCGGTGCGCGACCTGCCGGTGGCCGACGCGATCGCCCTCTCCCCCACGCTCCGCCCCGAGATCCTCGTCCGCGCGGCCATCGACGAGACCGCCGGCGACCTCGACGTCGCCGGGCTGCTGCACGCGTACGCGATGCGGCTGCGGGGCCGGGGCGGCCGGGTCGTGCTCGGCGGGCGGGTGCACGCCATCCGCCGCGAGGGGGCGTCGTGGACGGTGGACACGGACTCGACGCGAGTGGTCGCGGGGGCGGTGGTGAATGCCGCCGGCGCGTGGGCCGACCCGGTCGCACGGCTCGCCGGGCTGCCCGCGCTCGGCATCGAGCCGCGACGCCGGTCGATCTTCCTGACCCGTGGCCGCCTCGCGGCCTCGCCCGCGGGCTGGCCCTTCACCCTCGCCGCCGACGAGTCGTTCTACTTCAGGGGCGAGGGCGAGTCGGTGCTGGTCTCGCCCGCCGACGCGACCCCGGTCGAGCCCCACGACGCCCGCCCCGACGAGGTGGAGATCGCTCGCGCGATCGAGGCCGTCAACGCGATGACCACCCTCGGGATCCGCAGCGTCGCCCGCTCCTGGGCGGGCCTGCGCTCGTTCTCCGCCGACGGGGAACCGGTGGTCGGACACCTCGACGGCGCCGAGGACTTCCACTGGGTCGCCGGACAGGGTGGCTACGGGCTGCAGACGGCGCCGGCGCTGGCCCGGGTCGCCGCCGCGGTGGTCCGGGGCGAGGCGATCCCGGCCGACCTGGCCGCCCACGGGGTCGACGCCGCCGCGCTGGGTCCCTCCCGCCTCATCGGCGCCGGCCGGGAGCATCGGCGGCGATGA
- a CDS encoding FAD-binding protein: MDVRPDSEAGHRGGLRVAVVVKQVPRFEAMALGPDGRLVRDGLELEMNPYCRRAVTTGITLARDGGSCTVVTLGPPAAEDCLREAIAGGAGGGVLITDPAFAGSDTLATARALAAALERLGPFDLVVCGRSSVDSDTGQVPAELAELLDLPLLAAVRELEVAGGGLRVRCETDDGSVELTAALPAVISCAERLCEPTKVAPELRAQVAAERIRRLDAAALGPGPWGQPGSPTRVGRVRHLAAERLRVRLDGPVREQVRRAVALLEERRALDAGGGWGGAAPVPGSAGAPGGPCIAVLADPDRPRATRELLGAAAGLAAEQAGEVVVLGSGGMAPEWASWGADALVLITGAAVEEDVAAAVAGWCADRRPWALLLPATMWGREVGSRVAARIGAGLVGDAVDLDIEDGRLVGWKPAFGGSLVAAITAVSCTQMATVRPGSLPLLAPRDGGLARVDPMIVASPRRRVEITARHHDDDPDALARAEVVVGVGGGVPPEDYPALRPLLEVLGAELAATRRVTDRGWLPRSRQVGITGLSISPRLYVALGVAGRFNHIVGTRGAGTVLAVNPDPQAPIFEAADIGLVAPWQEVAPLLVGELGAGRRVSRRAG; encoded by the coding sequence GTGGACGTGCGCCCTGACAGCGAGGCTGGCCACCGGGGGGGGCTTCGCGTCGCCGTCGTGGTCAAGCAGGTGCCGCGCTTCGAGGCGATGGCCCTGGGACCCGACGGCCGGCTGGTGCGCGACGGCCTCGAGCTGGAGATGAACCCGTACTGCCGGCGGGCGGTCACCACCGGGATCACCCTCGCCCGCGACGGCGGCAGCTGCACCGTGGTCACCCTCGGACCGCCCGCCGCCGAGGACTGCCTCCGCGAGGCGATCGCCGGAGGCGCCGGCGGCGGCGTGCTGATCACCGATCCCGCCTTCGCCGGCAGCGACACCCTGGCCACGGCGCGCGCGCTCGCGGCCGCGCTGGAGCGGCTCGGCCCCTTCGACCTCGTGGTCTGCGGCCGCAGCTCGGTCGACTCCGACACCGGGCAGGTGCCCGCCGAGCTCGCCGAGCTGCTCGACCTGCCCCTGCTCGCCGCGGTCCGCGAGCTCGAGGTGGCCGGTGGGGGGCTGCGGGTCCGCTGCGAGACCGACGACGGCAGCGTCGAGCTCACCGCCGCCCTCCCCGCGGTCATCTCCTGTGCGGAACGGCTCTGTGAGCCCACCAAGGTGGCGCCGGAGCTGCGTGCCCAGGTCGCCGCCGAGCGCATCCGGCGTCTCGACGCCGCCGCGCTCGGCCCCGGGCCGTGGGGGCAACCGGGCAGCCCGACCCGGGTGGGGCGGGTGCGCCACCTCGCCGCCGAGCGGCTGCGGGTGCGCCTCGACGGCCCCGTCCGCGAGCAGGTGCGCCGCGCCGTGGCCCTGCTCGAGGAGCGGCGGGCACTCGACGCCGGCGGCGGCTGGGGCGGCGCCGCCCCCGTGCCCGGGTCCGCCGGCGCCCCCGGCGGCCCCTGCATCGCCGTCCTCGCCGATCCCGACCGGCCGCGGGCGACCCGCGAGCTGCTCGGCGCCGCCGCCGGGCTCGCCGCCGAGCAGGCGGGCGAGGTGGTGGTGCTCGGCAGCGGCGGGATGGCGCCGGAGTGGGCGAGCTGGGGCGCCGACGCGCTGGTGCTGATCACCGGCGCCGCGGTCGAGGAGGACGTCGCCGCCGCCGTCGCCGGATGGTGCGCCGATCGCCGGCCCTGGGCGCTGCTCCTCCCCGCCACGATGTGGGGCCGCGAGGTCGGCTCCCGGGTCGCCGCGCGGATCGGGGCCGGGCTGGTCGGCGACGCCGTCGACCTCGACATCGAGGACGGCCGGCTGGTGGGATGGAAGCCCGCCTTCGGGGGCAGCCTGGTGGCGGCGATCACCGCCGTCTCCTGCACCCAGATGGCGACGGTGCGCCCCGGCAGCCTGCCGCTGCTCGCCCCGCGCGACGGCGGCCTGGCCCGGGTCGACCCCATGATCGTCGCGTCGCCGCGCCGCCGGGTGGAGATCACCGCCCGCCACCACGACGACGACCCCGACGCCCTCGCCCGCGCCGAGGTGGTGGTCGGGGTCGGCGGGGGGGTGCCCCCCGAGGACTATCCCGCGCTGCGCCCGCTGCTCGAGGTGCTGGGCGCCGAGCTGGCAGCCACCCGGCGGGTCACCGACCGGGGCTGGCTGCCCCGCTCCCGCCAGGTGGGGATCACCGGCCTCAGCATCTCGCCGCGGCTCTACGTCGCCCTCGGTGTCGCCGGCAGGTTCAACCACATCGTTGGCACCCGCGGCGCCGGCACCGTGCTCGCGGTCAACCCCGACCCGCAGGCGCCGATCTTCGAGGCTGCCGACATCGGGCTGGTGGCGCCCTGGCAGGAGGTGGCGCCGCTGCTGGTCGGGGAGCTCGGCGCCGGTCGTCGGGTCAGCCGGCGCGCCGGCTGA
- a CDS encoding ABC transporter permease, translating into MRGRRPRPTSAAELVSDALADIDPGTGPEPAALRTLPVPAAPRPRPARRPRPPAAGPTPSAPAPPPATALALALAPVVEAPAAASPAPAAVALRRPRPGSRRARALAAACAVAAVAATGALLVTGRGPAPGPDLVTVLPRSGGPGSLTMADAAALADPTVVPDASSVAPLVERSEPVVAGEHRVTATLTGSTPGWLPTVHRQVAQGRSFSAAEVTSGARVVVLGSLAAQALFPSGGALGHTVEVRATALTVVGVLRAPAAQATADELALVPITTAQGLVGGAGAVDSILVAAPSADAVFTAYQEVNTLLLQTHHNSNPFASDFTVTTAADTNGGVGLLRWALGAVVAAGLLGCAVTVWWMRREA; encoded by the coding sequence GTGCGCGGGCGCAGGCCCCGCCCCACCTCGGCAGCCGAGCTGGTCAGCGACGCCCTCGCCGACATCGATCCCGGCACCGGCCCCGAGCCGGCGGCGCTGCGCACCCTGCCGGTCCCGGCGGCGCCGCGACCCCGCCCGGCGCGGCGCCCGCGGCCGCCGGCGGCGGGTCCGACGCCGTCCGCCCCCGCGCCCCCGCCGGCGACGGCGCTGGCGCTGGCGCTGGCGCCGGTCGTCGAGGCGCCGGCCGCCGCCTCCCCGGCTCCCGCTGCGGTGGCACTGCGCCGGCCGCGGCCCGGGTCGCGGCGCGCCCGCGCCCTCGCCGCCGCCTGCGCGGTGGCCGCGGTGGCCGCGACAGGGGCGCTCCTGGTCACCGGCCGCGGCCCGGCCCCCGGCCCCGACCTGGTCACCGTGCTGCCCCGCTCGGGCGGTCCCGGCAGCCTCACCATGGCCGACGCCGCCGCGCTCGCCGATCCCACCGTGGTGCCCGACGCCAGCTCGGTCGCGCCGCTCGTCGAGCGCAGCGAGCCGGTGGTGGCCGGCGAGCACCGGGTCACCGCGACGCTGACCGGGTCGACCCCCGGCTGGCTGCCCACCGTCCACCGCCAGGTCGCCCAGGGCCGCTCCTTCAGCGCCGCCGAGGTCACCTCCGGCGCTCGCGTCGTGGTGCTCGGCAGCCTCGCCGCCCAGGCGCTCTTTCCCTCGGGCGGCGCCCTCGGGCACACCGTCGAGGTCCGGGCCACGGCGCTGACGGTGGTCGGCGTGCTCCGAGCGCCGGCCGCCCAGGCCACCGCCGACGAGCTGGCGCTGGTGCCGATCACCACCGCCCAGGGGCTGGTCGGCGGGGCGGGTGCGGTCGACAGCATCCTCGTCGCCGCCCCCAGCGCGGACGCGGTCTTCACCGCCTACCAGGAGGTGAACACGCTGCTCCTCCAGACCCACCACAACTCGAACCCCTTCGCCAGCGACTTCACCGTCACCACCGCCGCCGACACCAACGGCGGCGTCGGCCTGCTCCGCTGGGCGCTCGGCGCGGTGGTCGCCGCCGGCCTGCTGGGATGCGCGGTCACGGTCTGGTGGATGCGCCGCGAGGCCTGA
- a CDS encoding GNAT family N-acetyltransferase, whose amino-acid sequence MTEVRTAHTADLDAATLEAARALLQAVFEGELTDHDWEHSLGGVHALVWEGAELIGHASVVQRRLLHRGRALRTGYVEGVGVRADRRGRGHGAAMMDALERVVRGGYDLGALAAADEAADFYAARGWALWQGPSSTLTPAGVVPTAEEDGCIFVLPVTTPLDLSGELTCDWRDGDVW is encoded by the coding sequence ATGACCGAGGTTCGCACCGCGCACACCGCCGACCTGGACGCCGCCACCCTCGAGGCCGCCCGGGCGTTGCTCCAGGCCGTCTTCGAGGGCGAGCTGACCGACCACGACTGGGAGCACTCGCTGGGCGGGGTGCACGCCCTGGTCTGGGAGGGCGCCGAGCTGATCGGGCACGCGTCGGTGGTCCAGCGGCGGCTGCTGCACCGCGGGCGGGCGCTGCGCACCGGCTACGTCGAGGGCGTCGGGGTGCGCGCCGACCGCCGCGGGCGCGGCCACGGCGCGGCCATGATGGACGCGCTGGAGCGGGTGGTGCGAGGCGGGTACGACCTCGGCGCGCTGGCCGCCGCCGACGAGGCCGCGGACTTCTACGCGGCGCGTGGCTGGGCGCTCTGGCAGGGCCCGTCGTCGACGCTCACCCCCGCCGGGGTCGTGCCCACCGCGGAGGAGGACGGCTGCATCTTCGTCCTGCCGGTGACGACCCCCCTCGACCTGTCCGGCGAGCTCACCTGCGACTGGCGCGACGGCGACGTCTGGTAG